ACACAAATAACCATTATAACCATTTTGCCACATTTGTTACATATCAAATAGTAAAATCTTTCATGTAAGATATCCCAATTCTGTACAATAtctctttaaataaaaatatctgtaAGAAGGGATATACTCTCTTATTGCTTCCATTGTCTCTGGTATCAATGAGGACCTTCACTAGGAGAAATTGTATGTTCTAGTCCATTTCTAAAATACTATGGATTTGTGGCTGCAAAGTGACTTGAACCAAAACTTAAAACAATTCTCTGTGTCTATGACTTATTTTCGGGTcctgctttctttccttttcttctcctcTACCATCCCCATTAACTCTTCAAGCTTCTTCTCTAAATATGATTTTAGTGATTTTCGTATTGCCTTCATCTTCCTCCGATGAGACACACATACATGGAATCTACAGTAGAAAGAGAAGATAATTCCCATTCAAGATCAGCATGTCAATTATTTAGAATGATAATATGATTGTTTTCTCTGTCATTTTGGGTGCTTCTAAAAGTTTTCCTAATGTTTCAGCATGCCCCCCCCCCTTAAGTTCCAACAGTTCTTGGGTCAAACACCCAGCCATGATATTCTTGTCTTTGACCTAGGCCAGGTTTACAAGACTGCCTTTCTTCTTATTCCCATGGTGGGCGGGTGCGTTTTGAGTGGTCTCTTTGCCAGAGACATGCTTAACTTTGTGTTTGTGTGGCGTGCACAGAACTCACAGTAACAAAGAGCTTCCAAATACTACAGATTCTGCCAGCAAGATCAAAAAGAGTGTGATCTCCCGAGTCTCGGCCATCCTTGAATCTTCTTTGGGAaacagaaaggagaaagagagagcatTTTAGAAGATAAACAATAACTTGGAACCTGTACCGAGAACAGAAGTCTCTTTTCTCATCACACAGTTGCCCGTGTGGGATACGCTTCCTTGGTTATTCTGgctttttcttattttataatcCAGGACTTTGCATCTGTTTGTCCTTGTTACCCTCTGCCTAATTTCTCTAGCGTAGATCCAGTTTTTAACTATCTCATTTCTCAACCCTTCAACTGGTTCAGTGCCAGGTATTCATACAGGTACCTGTTTAGTTCAGCATTTTAGATCTCTAAAAGCAACACAAAATGATTGCATTATAGTGGCCTGCAGTTACTGGCACATTGAAGGTACTCAAGGATATTTATTAAGTCAATGAACAATCCAATTATTGATCCTTCAAACTGCCACACCACAATCTTTATTTATTACCTCCGCAATACTCCCCTTTGAAGCAATGGGTGGTGATGCGAAGACAGCTCCAACAATCAAGAACGGGACCTTCAATCACAACTGACaaagacagatagacagacagtCAGAAGGAAACCATGCCATTAAGGTTTTTTAGGTAAAGTATTAGGAATAGATTAGAGCTCAGGAATTCCTTGAACCCTTAAATTCACTTGATAATAATTTCTCCTTCCCCCATGAATCAAGTTTCTTGATGATTCAAAACCCTTTGCAATTCAAGTCAGATTATTCttttttctgggggggggggtgcgggggagaGGTGGGATGTGCGTAATAGGGTGCCTTAACATACCTTGGTGAAACAGATTGAAAACTATACTTTTAGAGGCTCAGAATTCCTCCTAAATCTCTTGAATGTCCAAGGTTTGATTAGCTAGATTTTATTTTCCTAGTACCCAATATAACTACATCCCTAGAAATTCAGCTAGAGTGCGACGGGTAGGAGAGTAAGGGTCATAGAAGTGTGATGGATAGGAGTTTAGGGTCATCTATATAGTATAGAAGTGGGAACCACAAACTGACAGCTCATACTGTACTCACTGCAATCTTCGGAACAAGCTAGAAAAGAATCAGAAAGTTCTAATGAGAGCTCATAAACATATATATTGCCGCATTCACACCAAAATAACCTGCTTAGTACCCTCTAAGTTCCAGCAACCCCTTCATCCAATCTAAATTAGCGTGATGTAAACTTACATTCCTCCTCTCACCCTTAGCTTTCTGTACCCTCTAGTGTTTTTAATAGGCGTCTTTCATTACCAACATCAGAGAacgtctttaatgcttccttcattTTGGACTCCAGGTTCTGCCGGACTTCCAGAAGCTTTCCTTGAAGGATAAAGGCACCTGAGAGAAGGTGGCTCAAATGTCAGAACAGTGCTCACCTGGTCCTTCCGGTTTTAAACAAGTTTCTTTGTGGcaccttgccccccacccccatccatgtTCCTTACAATTGCTTGGGCAAGACAATTTTTAACACTGAAATAGTACTTAACCTTTCCATGTTTCTTTTTCCAGTTTCTCAAATTCAGTTTTCAGCCATTTTCTCAAGTTAACAACGTTGTGGACATCTAGTTAGCAAAGGAAAAGTTACATGTGAGGGAATAGTTACATTGTGGGGGGAAAATGTGGATCCCAGTGCTTGCTTCCccgcctccctcctcccttcaaccCCACAAAATATTGGGGACCCAAGCACCCCTCACCCAACACCCGGAGCATCTTGTTCCTGTGGGGGACGGTGGAGCTGGTATGGATAATCTCCTTAATCTGCCGTTGAAGAAGAAAGTTTCGACCAGGGACTTCTGCGGGTATCAGCTTTTCTATCAAGGTCTTAATATCTTCTGTGAATTTGGGGTCACATTCCAGACAGCCTTTGACCTCATGGAAAGCTACTACAGATAGGGAAAGGAGAAAGAGTAACCACAGGTtacccatctcctttcccaaaCCCTGGCTCCCCAACAGCAGGTTGTCTTGGAAACTGGTTCACGTAGTTCTTTTTCTTCCACAAATCCGGAAATGAGAGTTTTCTAATAGATTGTCTGTCACCACCTTTCCCACTCTTTCCATCTCACTTCTAGGCAATCTCATTTCCCTAAGAATCTTAAGTGATTTTCTGACTTTTATCCTTCATTCCAGGTAGAGGGACCTGCCAGCTGAGGAGCAGATACCTGAGTTCTGAGTGTAGAACACAACGAGGGGAAGAAATTCTGAGGTCATAAAGGCAGAGTTCGCCCCAGGTAGATAGAGGTCCCAGCAAGAGTGTCACTTTAGTTCTTTCTTGCTTCTATCCTTAAGTGAGTTCTTACATCTCACCTGACCATCTTTATTCACCTTTCTGAAATTTCTAAAGTCTTCTGAATCTTCAATAGCTTCCAT
This window of the Tenrec ecaudatus isolate mTenEca1 chromosome 10, mTenEca1.hap1, whole genome shotgun sequence genome carries:
- the IZUMO3 gene encoding izumo sperm-egg fusion protein 3 isoform X1 — encoded protein: MGNLWLLFLLSLSVVAFHEVKGCLECDPKFTEDIKTLIEKLIPAEVPGRNFLLQRQIKEIIHTSSTVPHRNKMLRVLDVHNVVNLRKWLKTEFEKLEKETWKGAFILQGKLLEVRQNLESKMKEALKTFSDVACSEDCIVIEGPVLDCWSCLRITTHCFKGEYCGEDSRMAETREITLFLILLAESVVFGSSLLLFHVCVSHRRKMKAIRKSLKSYLEKKLEELMGMVEEKKRKESRTRK
- the IZUMO3 gene encoding izumo sperm-egg fusion protein 3 isoform X2, whose protein sequence is MGNLWLLFLLSLSVVAFHEVKGCLECDPKFTEDIKTLIEKLIPAEVPGRNFLLQRQIKEIIHTSSTVPHRNKMLRVLDVHNVVNLRKWLKTEFEKLEKETWKGAFILQGKLLEVRQNLESKMKEALKTFSDVVVIEGPVLDCWSCLRITTHCFKGEYCGEDSRMAETREITLFLILLAESVVFGSSLLLFHVCVSHRRKMKAIRKSLKSYLEKKLEELMGMVEEKKRKESRTRK